In Humulus lupulus chromosome 7, drHumLupu1.1, whole genome shotgun sequence, the following are encoded in one genomic region:
- the LOC133792756 gene encoding structural maintenance of chromosomes flexible hinge domain-containing protein GMI1-like isoform X6, producing MDKRLQKYPSTIDLLSPKECEELELEADEDSIFHVEKFKSNLSTSNLFLKIEGLLIESNELDKIRPGYKATLVISNSDGKFSVSIPCHVTPSCLNHVKAQQTILADQLLPGCIVKELELEMFDAYGNHVVGGLEVKLDVEGFEMLDQLGPRHRVDHHGRVDLSSLLKVTAGYGENVSLSVSSGNKVFFKQEFQIKKRELRIASKVPEILTAGSKLENIIFEIVNCEGIVDDIIHDEEKTGLSHMLTIKADWLNLGESVRYTFKHGRCIVPAIPLSKIAGNYSLLAIHSRHSNLSLNVEVHVKPAIPNPKVEHDGKNFSTVIENNKKVKLVKCLVQNIVVDISFNQLEGLCTLCFLEQVDCLISKDHLFKQIIIQIKAWCYYESCILGAHHGLISTYALETLVLYIFHLFNSSLNGPLAVIYKFLDYFSNFDWDNYYISLNGPVWISSLPELMFYVCQDVTTTGGCRYRQAIPVGIGGRLDVYTNFGIRKAFLPQVY from the exons ATGGATAAGCGGCTTCAGAAATATCCATCTACAATTGACTTGCTAAGCCCAAAAGAATGTGAAGAATTAGAG CTTGAAGCAGATGAGGACTCAATTTTTCATGTTGAAAAATTCAAGAGCAACCTTTCCACTTCAAATTTGTTCCTAAAAATTGAG GGCTTACTGATTGAAAGCAATGAATTGGACAAGATCAGACCTGGTTACAAAGCCACTCTAGTCATATCTAACTCAGATGGGAAATTCTCTGTTTCCATTCCTTGCCATG TAACTCCAAGTTGTTTGAACCATGTTAAAGCCCAACAAACAATTTTGGCTGACCAACTTCTGCCAGGTTGCATTGTTAAAGAGCTCGAATTAGAG ATGTTTGATGCATATGGAAATCATGTTGTGGGAGGCTTGGAAGTTAAGTTGGATGTTGAGGGATTTGAGATGCTAGATCAACTGGGCCCGAGGCATAGA GTGGACCATCATGGACGTGTCGACCTTAGTAGCCTCTTGAAAGTAACAGCTGGTTATGGAGAGAATG TATCGCTCTCTGTATCATCAGGCAATAAAGTCTTTTTTAAACAAGAATTTCAGATTAAGAAAAGAGAACTGAGAATCGCATCAAAG GTACCCGAGATTCTTACTGCTGGTTCCAAACTAGaaaatatcatttttgaaatTGTCAACTGTGAGGGTATTGTGGATGATATTATCCACGATGAAGAGAAAACTGGTCTGTCACATATGCTAACAATAAAGGCTGATTGGCTTAATTTGGGAGAGTCTGTCCGGTATACTTTCAAGCATGGGCGCTGCATTGTTCCTGCTATTCCTTTATCTAAAATTGCAGGAAACTATAGCTTGTTAGCTATCCATTCTCGCCATTCAAACCTTAGTCTGAACGTTGAG GTTCATGTCAAACCTGCTATACCAAATCCAAAAGTGGAGCATGATGGAAAAAACTTCTCCACggtcattgaaaataataaaaag gttaaacttgtaaaatgTCTTGTACAGAACATTGTGGTTGATATTTCGTTCAATCAGTTGGAAGGGCTTTGTACACTATGCTTTCTTGAGCAG GTCGATTGCCTCATTAGCAAAGATCATCTTTTCAAACAGATTATTATACAAATTAAGGCTTGGTGCTATTATGAAAGCTGTATTCTTGGTGCTCATCATGGTTTGATTTCTACATATGCTTTGGAGACATTGGTCCTATATATCTTCCATCTCTTCAACTCTTCCTTGAATGGTCCTTTAGCA GTTATATATAAATTCTTGGACTATTTTAGCAACTTTGACTGGGATAATTACTACATTAGCTTGAATGGACCAGTTTGGATATCTTCACTTCCAGAACTCATGT TTTATGTATGTCAGGATGTTACAACCACTGGGGGATGTAGATATAGACAAGCTATCCCAGTAGGTATTGGAGGTCGTCTGGATGTTTATACAAATTTTGGCATTAGAAAAGCTTTTCTTCCTCAG gtatattga
- the LOC133792756 gene encoding structural maintenance of chromosomes flexible hinge domain-containing protein GMI1-like isoform X5 — translation MDKRLQKYPSTIDLLSPKECEELEVGVELEADEDSIFHVEKFKSNLSTSNLFLKIEGLLIESNELDKIRPGYKATLVISNSDGKFSVSIPCHVTPSCLNHVKAQQTILADQLLPGCIVKELELEMFDAYGNHVVGGLEVKLDVEGFEMLDQLGPRHRVDHHGRVDLSSLLKVTAGYGENVSLSVSSGNKVFFKQEFQIKKRELRIASKVPEILTAGSKLENIIFEIVNCEGIVDDIIHDEEKTGLSHMLTIKADWLNLGESVRYTFKHGRCIVPAIPLSKIAGNYSLLAIHSRHSNLSLNVEVHVKPAIPNPKVEHDGKNFSTVIENNKKVKLVKCLVQNIVVDISFNQLEGLCTLCFLEQVDCLISKDHLFKQIIIQIKAWCYYESCILGAHHGLISTYALETLVLYIFHLFNSSLNGPLAVIYKFLDYFSNFDWDNYYISLNGPVWISSLPELMFYVCQDVTTTGGCRYRQAIPVGIGGRLDVYTNFGIRKAFLPQVY, via the exons ATGGATAAGCGGCTTCAGAAATATCCATCTACAATTGACTTGCTAAGCCCAAAAGAATGTGAAGAATTAGAGGTTGGGGTAGAG CTTGAAGCAGATGAGGACTCAATTTTTCATGTTGAAAAATTCAAGAGCAACCTTTCCACTTCAAATTTGTTCCTAAAAATTGAG GGCTTACTGATTGAAAGCAATGAATTGGACAAGATCAGACCTGGTTACAAAGCCACTCTAGTCATATCTAACTCAGATGGGAAATTCTCTGTTTCCATTCCTTGCCATG TAACTCCAAGTTGTTTGAACCATGTTAAAGCCCAACAAACAATTTTGGCTGACCAACTTCTGCCAGGTTGCATTGTTAAAGAGCTCGAATTAGAG ATGTTTGATGCATATGGAAATCATGTTGTGGGAGGCTTGGAAGTTAAGTTGGATGTTGAGGGATTTGAGATGCTAGATCAACTGGGCCCGAGGCATAGA GTGGACCATCATGGACGTGTCGACCTTAGTAGCCTCTTGAAAGTAACAGCTGGTTATGGAGAGAATG TATCGCTCTCTGTATCATCAGGCAATAAAGTCTTTTTTAAACAAGAATTTCAGATTAAGAAAAGAGAACTGAGAATCGCATCAAAG GTACCCGAGATTCTTACTGCTGGTTCCAAACTAGaaaatatcatttttgaaatTGTCAACTGTGAGGGTATTGTGGATGATATTATCCACGATGAAGAGAAAACTGGTCTGTCACATATGCTAACAATAAAGGCTGATTGGCTTAATTTGGGAGAGTCTGTCCGGTATACTTTCAAGCATGGGCGCTGCATTGTTCCTGCTATTCCTTTATCTAAAATTGCAGGAAACTATAGCTTGTTAGCTATCCATTCTCGCCATTCAAACCTTAGTCTGAACGTTGAG GTTCATGTCAAACCTGCTATACCAAATCCAAAAGTGGAGCATGATGGAAAAAACTTCTCCACggtcattgaaaataataaaaag gttaaacttgtaaaatgTCTTGTACAGAACATTGTGGTTGATATTTCGTTCAATCAGTTGGAAGGGCTTTGTACACTATGCTTTCTTGAGCAG GTCGATTGCCTCATTAGCAAAGATCATCTTTTCAAACAGATTATTATACAAATTAAGGCTTGGTGCTATTATGAAAGCTGTATTCTTGGTGCTCATCATGGTTTGATTTCTACATATGCTTTGGAGACATTGGTCCTATATATCTTCCATCTCTTCAACTCTTCCTTGAATGGTCCTTTAGCA GTTATATATAAATTCTTGGACTATTTTAGCAACTTTGACTGGGATAATTACTACATTAGCTTGAATGGACCAGTTTGGATATCTTCACTTCCAGAACTCATGT TTTATGTATGTCAGGATGTTACAACCACTGGGGGATGTAGATATAGACAAGCTATCCCAGTAGGTATTGGAGGTCGTCTGGATGTTTATACAAATTTTGGCATTAGAAAAGCTTTTCTTCCTCAG gtatattga
- the LOC133792756 gene encoding structural maintenance of chromosomes flexible hinge domain-containing protein GMI1-like isoform X1, whose amino-acid sequence MQEFGRRFDPHFSFVPFQIGEAQIICRPLGTSNKDGCILSDVDGMMRFNIKSSMSIPINVIDSKKCLLVESTEWKNQMDKRLQKYPSTIDLLSPKECEELEVGVELEADEDSIFHVEKFKSNLSTSNLFLKIEGLLIESNELDKIRPGYKATLVISNSDGKFSVSIPCHVTPSCLNHVKAQQTILADQLLPGCIVKELELEMFDAYGNHVVGGLEVKLDVEGFEMLDQLGPRHRVDHHGRVDLSSLLKVTAGYGENVSLSVSSGNKVFFKQEFQIKKRELRIASKVPEILTAGSKLENIIFEIVNCEGIVDDIIHDEEKTGLSHMLTIKADWLNLGESVRYTFKHGRCIVPAIPLSKIAGNYSLLAIHSRHSNLSLNVEVHVKPAIPNPKVEHDGKNFSTVIENNKKVKLVKCLVQNIVVDISFNQLEGLCTLCFLEQVDCLISKDHLFKQIIIQIKAWCYYESCILGAHHGLISTYALETLVLYIFHLFNSSLNGPLAVIYKFLDYFSNFDWDNYYISLNGPVWISSLPELMFYVCQDVTTTGGCRYRQAIPVGIGGRLDVYTNFGIRKAFLPQVY is encoded by the exons ATGCAAGAGTTTGGGCGAAGATTTGACCCTCATTTCTCTTTTGTGCCTTTTCAAATAGGAGAAGCTCAGATTATTTGCAG GCCACTTGGTACATCAAATAAGGATGGGTGTATTCTTTCTGATGTTGATGGGATGATGAGATTTAATATTAAAAGCTCCATGTCTATACCTATAAATGTGATTGATTCCAAAAAG TGCTTACTGGTTGAAAGTACTGAATGGAAAAACCAGATGGATAAGCGGCTTCAGAAATATCCATCTACAATTGACTTGCTAAGCCCAAAAGAATGTGAAGAATTAGAGGTTGGGGTAGAG CTTGAAGCAGATGAGGACTCAATTTTTCATGTTGAAAAATTCAAGAGCAACCTTTCCACTTCAAATTTGTTCCTAAAAATTGAG GGCTTACTGATTGAAAGCAATGAATTGGACAAGATCAGACCTGGTTACAAAGCCACTCTAGTCATATCTAACTCAGATGGGAAATTCTCTGTTTCCATTCCTTGCCATG TAACTCCAAGTTGTTTGAACCATGTTAAAGCCCAACAAACAATTTTGGCTGACCAACTTCTGCCAGGTTGCATTGTTAAAGAGCTCGAATTAGAG ATGTTTGATGCATATGGAAATCATGTTGTGGGAGGCTTGGAAGTTAAGTTGGATGTTGAGGGATTTGAGATGCTAGATCAACTGGGCCCGAGGCATAGA GTGGACCATCATGGACGTGTCGACCTTAGTAGCCTCTTGAAAGTAACAGCTGGTTATGGAGAGAATG TATCGCTCTCTGTATCATCAGGCAATAAAGTCTTTTTTAAACAAGAATTTCAGATTAAGAAAAGAGAACTGAGAATCGCATCAAAG GTACCCGAGATTCTTACTGCTGGTTCCAAACTAGaaaatatcatttttgaaatTGTCAACTGTGAGGGTATTGTGGATGATATTATCCACGATGAAGAGAAAACTGGTCTGTCACATATGCTAACAATAAAGGCTGATTGGCTTAATTTGGGAGAGTCTGTCCGGTATACTTTCAAGCATGGGCGCTGCATTGTTCCTGCTATTCCTTTATCTAAAATTGCAGGAAACTATAGCTTGTTAGCTATCCATTCTCGCCATTCAAACCTTAGTCTGAACGTTGAG GTTCATGTCAAACCTGCTATACCAAATCCAAAAGTGGAGCATGATGGAAAAAACTTCTCCACggtcattgaaaataataaaaag gttaaacttgtaaaatgTCTTGTACAGAACATTGTGGTTGATATTTCGTTCAATCAGTTGGAAGGGCTTTGTACACTATGCTTTCTTGAGCAG GTCGATTGCCTCATTAGCAAAGATCATCTTTTCAAACAGATTATTATACAAATTAAGGCTTGGTGCTATTATGAAAGCTGTATTCTTGGTGCTCATCATGGTTTGATTTCTACATATGCTTTGGAGACATTGGTCCTATATATCTTCCATCTCTTCAACTCTTCCTTGAATGGTCCTTTAGCA GTTATATATAAATTCTTGGACTATTTTAGCAACTTTGACTGGGATAATTACTACATTAGCTTGAATGGACCAGTTTGGATATCTTCACTTCCAGAACTCATGT TTTATGTATGTCAGGATGTTACAACCACTGGGGGATGTAGATATAGACAAGCTATCCCAGTAGGTATTGGAGGTCGTCTGGATGTTTATACAAATTTTGGCATTAGAAAAGCTTTTCTTCCTCAG gtatattga
- the LOC133792756 gene encoding structural maintenance of chromosomes flexible hinge domain-containing protein GMI1-like isoform X2: MQEFGRRFDPHFSFVPFQIGEAQIICRPLGTSNKDGCILSDVDGMMRFNIKSSMSIPINVIDSKKCLLVESTEWKNQMDKRLQKYPSTIDLLSPKECEELELEADEDSIFHVEKFKSNLSTSNLFLKIEGLLIESNELDKIRPGYKATLVISNSDGKFSVSIPCHVTPSCLNHVKAQQTILADQLLPGCIVKELELEMFDAYGNHVVGGLEVKLDVEGFEMLDQLGPRHRVDHHGRVDLSSLLKVTAGYGENVSLSVSSGNKVFFKQEFQIKKRELRIASKVPEILTAGSKLENIIFEIVNCEGIVDDIIHDEEKTGLSHMLTIKADWLNLGESVRYTFKHGRCIVPAIPLSKIAGNYSLLAIHSRHSNLSLNVEVHVKPAIPNPKVEHDGKNFSTVIENNKKVKLVKCLVQNIVVDISFNQLEGLCTLCFLEQVDCLISKDHLFKQIIIQIKAWCYYESCILGAHHGLISTYALETLVLYIFHLFNSSLNGPLAVIYKFLDYFSNFDWDNYYISLNGPVWISSLPELMFYVCQDVTTTGGCRYRQAIPVGIGGRLDVYTNFGIRKAFLPQVY, from the exons ATGCAAGAGTTTGGGCGAAGATTTGACCCTCATTTCTCTTTTGTGCCTTTTCAAATAGGAGAAGCTCAGATTATTTGCAG GCCACTTGGTACATCAAATAAGGATGGGTGTATTCTTTCTGATGTTGATGGGATGATGAGATTTAATATTAAAAGCTCCATGTCTATACCTATAAATGTGATTGATTCCAAAAAG TGCTTACTGGTTGAAAGTACTGAATGGAAAAACCAGATGGATAAGCGGCTTCAGAAATATCCATCTACAATTGACTTGCTAAGCCCAAAAGAATGTGAAGAATTAGAG CTTGAAGCAGATGAGGACTCAATTTTTCATGTTGAAAAATTCAAGAGCAACCTTTCCACTTCAAATTTGTTCCTAAAAATTGAG GGCTTACTGATTGAAAGCAATGAATTGGACAAGATCAGACCTGGTTACAAAGCCACTCTAGTCATATCTAACTCAGATGGGAAATTCTCTGTTTCCATTCCTTGCCATG TAACTCCAAGTTGTTTGAACCATGTTAAAGCCCAACAAACAATTTTGGCTGACCAACTTCTGCCAGGTTGCATTGTTAAAGAGCTCGAATTAGAG ATGTTTGATGCATATGGAAATCATGTTGTGGGAGGCTTGGAAGTTAAGTTGGATGTTGAGGGATTTGAGATGCTAGATCAACTGGGCCCGAGGCATAGA GTGGACCATCATGGACGTGTCGACCTTAGTAGCCTCTTGAAAGTAACAGCTGGTTATGGAGAGAATG TATCGCTCTCTGTATCATCAGGCAATAAAGTCTTTTTTAAACAAGAATTTCAGATTAAGAAAAGAGAACTGAGAATCGCATCAAAG GTACCCGAGATTCTTACTGCTGGTTCCAAACTAGaaaatatcatttttgaaatTGTCAACTGTGAGGGTATTGTGGATGATATTATCCACGATGAAGAGAAAACTGGTCTGTCACATATGCTAACAATAAAGGCTGATTGGCTTAATTTGGGAGAGTCTGTCCGGTATACTTTCAAGCATGGGCGCTGCATTGTTCCTGCTATTCCTTTATCTAAAATTGCAGGAAACTATAGCTTGTTAGCTATCCATTCTCGCCATTCAAACCTTAGTCTGAACGTTGAG GTTCATGTCAAACCTGCTATACCAAATCCAAAAGTGGAGCATGATGGAAAAAACTTCTCCACggtcattgaaaataataaaaag gttaaacttgtaaaatgTCTTGTACAGAACATTGTGGTTGATATTTCGTTCAATCAGTTGGAAGGGCTTTGTACACTATGCTTTCTTGAGCAG GTCGATTGCCTCATTAGCAAAGATCATCTTTTCAAACAGATTATTATACAAATTAAGGCTTGGTGCTATTATGAAAGCTGTATTCTTGGTGCTCATCATGGTTTGATTTCTACATATGCTTTGGAGACATTGGTCCTATATATCTTCCATCTCTTCAACTCTTCCTTGAATGGTCCTTTAGCA GTTATATATAAATTCTTGGACTATTTTAGCAACTTTGACTGGGATAATTACTACATTAGCTTGAATGGACCAGTTTGGATATCTTCACTTCCAGAACTCATGT TTTATGTATGTCAGGATGTTACAACCACTGGGGGATGTAGATATAGACAAGCTATCCCAGTAGGTATTGGAGGTCGTCTGGATGTTTATACAAATTTTGGCATTAGAAAAGCTTTTCTTCCTCAG gtatattga
- the LOC133792756 gene encoding structural maintenance of chromosomes flexible hinge domain-containing protein GMI1-like isoform X4: MMRFNIKSSMSIPINVIDSKKCLLVESTEWKNQMDKRLQKYPSTIDLLSPKECEELEVGVELEADEDSIFHVEKFKSNLSTSNLFLKIEGLLIESNELDKIRPGYKATLVISNSDGKFSVSIPCHVTPSCLNHVKAQQTILADQLLPGCIVKELELEMFDAYGNHVVGGLEVKLDVEGFEMLDQLGPRHRVDHHGRVDLSSLLKVTAGYGENVSLSVSSGNKVFFKQEFQIKKRELRIASKVPEILTAGSKLENIIFEIVNCEGIVDDIIHDEEKTGLSHMLTIKADWLNLGESVRYTFKHGRCIVPAIPLSKIAGNYSLLAIHSRHSNLSLNVEVHVKPAIPNPKVEHDGKNFSTVIENNKKVKLVKCLVQNIVVDISFNQLEGLCTLCFLEQVDCLISKDHLFKQIIIQIKAWCYYESCILGAHHGLISTYALETLVLYIFHLFNSSLNGPLAVIYKFLDYFSNFDWDNYYISLNGPVWISSLPELMFYVCQDVTTTGGCRYRQAIPVGIGGRLDVYTNFGIRKAFLPQVY; this comes from the exons ATGATGAGATTTAATATTAAAAGCTCCATGTCTATACCTATAAATGTGATTGATTCCAAAAAG TGCTTACTGGTTGAAAGTACTGAATGGAAAAACCAGATGGATAAGCGGCTTCAGAAATATCCATCTACAATTGACTTGCTAAGCCCAAAAGAATGTGAAGAATTAGAGGTTGGGGTAGAG CTTGAAGCAGATGAGGACTCAATTTTTCATGTTGAAAAATTCAAGAGCAACCTTTCCACTTCAAATTTGTTCCTAAAAATTGAG GGCTTACTGATTGAAAGCAATGAATTGGACAAGATCAGACCTGGTTACAAAGCCACTCTAGTCATATCTAACTCAGATGGGAAATTCTCTGTTTCCATTCCTTGCCATG TAACTCCAAGTTGTTTGAACCATGTTAAAGCCCAACAAACAATTTTGGCTGACCAACTTCTGCCAGGTTGCATTGTTAAAGAGCTCGAATTAGAG ATGTTTGATGCATATGGAAATCATGTTGTGGGAGGCTTGGAAGTTAAGTTGGATGTTGAGGGATTTGAGATGCTAGATCAACTGGGCCCGAGGCATAGA GTGGACCATCATGGACGTGTCGACCTTAGTAGCCTCTTGAAAGTAACAGCTGGTTATGGAGAGAATG TATCGCTCTCTGTATCATCAGGCAATAAAGTCTTTTTTAAACAAGAATTTCAGATTAAGAAAAGAGAACTGAGAATCGCATCAAAG GTACCCGAGATTCTTACTGCTGGTTCCAAACTAGaaaatatcatttttgaaatTGTCAACTGTGAGGGTATTGTGGATGATATTATCCACGATGAAGAGAAAACTGGTCTGTCACATATGCTAACAATAAAGGCTGATTGGCTTAATTTGGGAGAGTCTGTCCGGTATACTTTCAAGCATGGGCGCTGCATTGTTCCTGCTATTCCTTTATCTAAAATTGCAGGAAACTATAGCTTGTTAGCTATCCATTCTCGCCATTCAAACCTTAGTCTGAACGTTGAG GTTCATGTCAAACCTGCTATACCAAATCCAAAAGTGGAGCATGATGGAAAAAACTTCTCCACggtcattgaaaataataaaaag gttaaacttgtaaaatgTCTTGTACAGAACATTGTGGTTGATATTTCGTTCAATCAGTTGGAAGGGCTTTGTACACTATGCTTTCTTGAGCAG GTCGATTGCCTCATTAGCAAAGATCATCTTTTCAAACAGATTATTATACAAATTAAGGCTTGGTGCTATTATGAAAGCTGTATTCTTGGTGCTCATCATGGTTTGATTTCTACATATGCTTTGGAGACATTGGTCCTATATATCTTCCATCTCTTCAACTCTTCCTTGAATGGTCCTTTAGCA GTTATATATAAATTCTTGGACTATTTTAGCAACTTTGACTGGGATAATTACTACATTAGCTTGAATGGACCAGTTTGGATATCTTCACTTCCAGAACTCATGT TTTATGTATGTCAGGATGTTACAACCACTGGGGGATGTAGATATAGACAAGCTATCCCAGTAGGTATTGGAGGTCGTCTGGATGTTTATACAAATTTTGGCATTAGAAAAGCTTTTCTTCCTCAG gtatattga
- the LOC133792756 gene encoding structural maintenance of chromosomes flexible hinge domain-containing protein GMI1-like isoform X3, with amino-acid sequence MQEFGRRFDPHFSFVPFQIGEAQIICRPLGTSNKDGCILSDVDGMMRFNIKSSMSIPINVIDSKKCLLVESTEWKNQMDKRLQKYPSTIDLLSPKECEELEVGVELEADEDSIFHVEKFKSNLSTSNLFLKIEGLLIESNELDKIRPGYKATLVISNSDGKFSVSIPCHVTPSCLNHVKAQQTILADQLLPGCIVKELELEMFDAYGNHVVGGLEVKLDVEGFEMLDQLGPRHRVDHHGRVDLSSLLKVTAGYGENVSLSVSSGNKVFFKQEFQIKKRELRIASKVPEILTAGSKLENIIFEIVNCEGIVDDIIHDEEKTGLSHMLTIKADWLNLGESVRYTFKHGRCIVPAIPLSKIAGNYSLLAIHSRHSNLSLNVEVHVKPAIPNPKVEHDGKNFSTVIENNKKVKLVKCLVQNIVVDISFNQLEGLCTLCFLEQVDCLISKDHLFKQIIIQIKAWCYYESCILGAHHGLISTYALETLVLYIFHLFNSSLNGPLAVIYKFLDYFSNFDWDNYYISLNGPVWISSLPELM; translated from the exons ATGCAAGAGTTTGGGCGAAGATTTGACCCTCATTTCTCTTTTGTGCCTTTTCAAATAGGAGAAGCTCAGATTATTTGCAG GCCACTTGGTACATCAAATAAGGATGGGTGTATTCTTTCTGATGTTGATGGGATGATGAGATTTAATATTAAAAGCTCCATGTCTATACCTATAAATGTGATTGATTCCAAAAAG TGCTTACTGGTTGAAAGTACTGAATGGAAAAACCAGATGGATAAGCGGCTTCAGAAATATCCATCTACAATTGACTTGCTAAGCCCAAAAGAATGTGAAGAATTAGAGGTTGGGGTAGAG CTTGAAGCAGATGAGGACTCAATTTTTCATGTTGAAAAATTCAAGAGCAACCTTTCCACTTCAAATTTGTTCCTAAAAATTGAG GGCTTACTGATTGAAAGCAATGAATTGGACAAGATCAGACCTGGTTACAAAGCCACTCTAGTCATATCTAACTCAGATGGGAAATTCTCTGTTTCCATTCCTTGCCATG TAACTCCAAGTTGTTTGAACCATGTTAAAGCCCAACAAACAATTTTGGCTGACCAACTTCTGCCAGGTTGCATTGTTAAAGAGCTCGAATTAGAG ATGTTTGATGCATATGGAAATCATGTTGTGGGAGGCTTGGAAGTTAAGTTGGATGTTGAGGGATTTGAGATGCTAGATCAACTGGGCCCGAGGCATAGA GTGGACCATCATGGACGTGTCGACCTTAGTAGCCTCTTGAAAGTAACAGCTGGTTATGGAGAGAATG TATCGCTCTCTGTATCATCAGGCAATAAAGTCTTTTTTAAACAAGAATTTCAGATTAAGAAAAGAGAACTGAGAATCGCATCAAAG GTACCCGAGATTCTTACTGCTGGTTCCAAACTAGaaaatatcatttttgaaatTGTCAACTGTGAGGGTATTGTGGATGATATTATCCACGATGAAGAGAAAACTGGTCTGTCACATATGCTAACAATAAAGGCTGATTGGCTTAATTTGGGAGAGTCTGTCCGGTATACTTTCAAGCATGGGCGCTGCATTGTTCCTGCTATTCCTTTATCTAAAATTGCAGGAAACTATAGCTTGTTAGCTATCCATTCTCGCCATTCAAACCTTAGTCTGAACGTTGAG GTTCATGTCAAACCTGCTATACCAAATCCAAAAGTGGAGCATGATGGAAAAAACTTCTCCACggtcattgaaaataataaaaag gttaaacttgtaaaatgTCTTGTACAGAACATTGTGGTTGATATTTCGTTCAATCAGTTGGAAGGGCTTTGTACACTATGCTTTCTTGAGCAG GTCGATTGCCTCATTAGCAAAGATCATCTTTTCAAACAGATTATTATACAAATTAAGGCTTGGTGCTATTATGAAAGCTGTATTCTTGGTGCTCATCATGGTTTGATTTCTACATATGCTTTGGAGACATTGGTCCTATATATCTTCCATCTCTTCAACTCTTCCTTGAATGGTCCTTTAGCA GTTATATATAAATTCTTGGACTATTTTAGCAACTTTGACTGGGATAATTACTACATTAGCTTGAATGGACCAGTTTGGATATCTTCACTTCCAGAACTCATGT GA